The Reichenbachiella carrageenanivorans region GGCACAGCTGTGGCACAGCAAGCCCTGATCCGCTTGGACGTTTCGGAAAACTTACTTCCTTCCCGTTTGGGAAGAGTCACCAAGCCCGCCGTTGGCGAATTGCTCGGTCGAACGATGGTGGCAGTTGGGAGTATTCAGGGGGGAATTAGGCTTTTGGGTGTGCAGACAGCTTCAGCAGTAAATGAGCTTACGCTAAAAGCCTTTCCTATTCCGACTAATGAGGATCGAATTGTTCATTTCCAATCTAACCTATCCGAGACTCGATTAGAAATATTTACCCTGACGGGTAAAAAGGTCGCTGAGCTCATGCTTATGGCTTACCTGACTTCTGCCGTTCATTTGAGTCACCTTGATGATGGTTTGTATTTGGCTAAAGCCACAAATGGAGGCCAAAGTTGTAGTGTGAAAATACTGGTGGGGCCATAAAAAAGCCTATCTAAATAACATTAGATAGGCTTTTAAAAGATTAAATATCTTATTGGCAAATGTCTATTGTGAAGTTGCCGTTGACTGAAGAGGTGTTGTCTCCTCCGTTTCTAATATCAAGCCTACCTTTTACCTCCGAATCGGTTACACTCAAAATTTCGATAGCACCCTCCGTAGCGATGATGTTGAGCGGGCCAAAATCTCCTCCTGCATCTGGATCTAGGAATGTAGCAGTTTTCGAATTGTCCAAATCATCAAAATCAAATTTCAGCTCGGTCACTCCTACCTTATTGTCCAATGTAAAAAATATTAAGACACCTCTGTCGCTAAATACATCACAAGGCGTTTCAAAATCTTTGCCGAATAGGTTGATCGACAAACGGTCATTGGACGAAGAGGAAGCATACCCTGACCCTAAAGTCCAGTCTTTGTCGTTGATGGTTCCTTGTGCTACTTGTTCTTTAAACTCATAAGAAGAGTCGCTGCCACCGTCTTCATCTTCGCTACAGCTAAAACTGATAAGTACAAGACAGGCAAAAAGGACAACTGATAATTGTTTCATTGTTCGATTGTTAATTTGTGATTGAAAATTCATCGCTATCCGCGACAAAGGGATATTTTCTTCTGAAGTCCTCTTGTTCAGATTTTTCCAATTTTTGAATAATAATTCCTTCTTGGTCGGTCAAAAAGGCTTGAGATTCACCTAAATAATCGTAAACAGCACTATGGCCTACATAGGCGTAGTCGTTGCCATCTTTGCCTACTCGATTGCAGCCGATGGTATAGCTCTGGTTTTCAATCGCTCTCGCTTTGAGCAAGGTGTCCCAAGCATTAATTCTTGGTTTAGGCCAGCTAGCCACATAGAGGAGCAAGTCATAATCGTAGCTGCCTGTAGATGGGTCTACTCTGTTTTTGGCCCAAGCTGGAAAACGCAAATCATAACATACCATAGGGCAAATTTTCCATCCTTTATATTCGACGATGAGTCTCTCTGTGCCTCCTTTGAAGTAGAGTTCTTCTTTGGCTAGAGAGAATAGATGACGCTTGTCGTAGGTCTGGTAGCTGCCATCTGGAAAGGCCATAAAAAACCGGTTGTGATAATCGGTGCCTTCTTTCACGATATAGCTTCCGCCTACCAGTGCTTTTTTTTGGTTGGCCATTTGGAGGAGCCATTTGTGGGTTTTTAGGCCGGGTACTTCTGCCAAGCCTTCGGGAGTCATAGAAAACCCTGTGCTGAACATCTCTGGTAAAATGATGAGATCTACAGGCTCGGTGATGCTCCATATTTTTTCTTCGAAGTTTGCCAAATTGGCTTCTGTGTTTTCCCAGTGGAGATCGGACTGGATGATGGCAACGGTTAGATCTGACATAGTTTTTGTGCGGCTTTTTTGATGGTGTCTTCGCTTTTGGCAAAACATAACCTGATTTGTTTGTTGTCGGAATGATCGGTATAGAAGGGCGATAGCGGAATGCTTGCTACGCCGTAGTTTCTAGTGATCCATTCGGCCATTTCTCGGTCTGGTTTATCACTGATGTCGGCATAGGAGAAGGTCTGAAAATAGGTGCCCTGGCATTTCACTGGTTTGAATCGCGAAGAAGCCATTCCGTCTAACAATAAGTCTCTTTTCTTTTGAAAAAACTGTGGCAAGTAGTGATAATGGCTTTCGTCTTCGAGATAGTCTGCCAGTGCCCATTGGGTAGCGGTGCTTACGCTGAATACTAGAAATTGATGTACTTTCTGAATCTCTGTAGTTAGAAAATCTGGGGCTACCGTATAGCCCATTTTCCAGCCTGTGGCATGAAATGTTTTCCCAAACGAATAGATGACGACAGATTTTTTTTTGAGCTCGTCATGTTTGAGTGCTGATGCGTGTGTCTGTCCATCGAAAATGATATGTTCGTAAACCTCATCGCTGATCACATAGATTTCTTTACCTCGTGTCAATTGGGCCAATTGATCGAGATCTGTCGATGATAAGATAGCGCCACTTGGGTTGTGTGGTGTATTGATGATGATGAGTTTGGTCTTCTTTGTTATTTTCTGTGCTACTTCGTCCCAAGGAATGGAAAAATCATTTTTGTCCAAATTGATGTTGACTGGTACTCCACCGCACAGCTCGATAGTAGGCAGGTAGCAATCATACGCTGGGTCGAAGAAGATCACTTCGTCTCCCGCATGCACTATCGCCGTAATGGAGGCAAATAGCGCTTGGGTGGCGCCAGCTGTTATGGTGACTTCGTCGGGGTGGATCGATACGCCATAAGTGCGATCAATCTTTTTGGTAATAGCCGCTCTGAGGCCAGGTACGCCTGGCATGGGTGCATATTGGTTGTGCCCTTGTTGCATGTAGTGATGAATGCGGTCGATCAACTCTGGTGCTACATCAAAATCTGGGAAACCTTGTGCTAGATTGATTGCGCCACACTCATTGGCCAGTTTTGTCATGACGGCAAAAATGGATGTTTGGGCATTAGGTAGCTTGGAGATCATCTTATTTCCGTGAAGGAATTTTGATTTTGTAGTCGGCCTCACACTTGCCTTTCGAGATATTGCTGAGTTTGCCTTTAAGAACTCTTTTTTTGAATGGTGTAAGGTAATCTGTAAACAGCACGCCATCGATGTGATCGTATTCGTGTTGGATGATACGGGCTTTCATACCGTCAAATTCTTCTTCGTGTTCTTTGAAGTGTTCGTCTAGGTAGTTGATCCTCAACTTGGCGTGGCGAGAGACTTCGGCACGAATACCTGGGATACTCAGACAGCCTTCTTCGAAAGCCCACTTTTCTCCATCTTCCCATACGATTTCGGGGTTGATGAATACTTTTTTGAAGTCTTCCATGCCTTCTTCTTCGAGCGGGCTGCCGTCTACCACAAACATGCGGATGGATTTGCCGATTTGTGGTGCGGCTAGGCCGATACCACTGGCTTCATACATCGTTTCGAACATGTCGTCTTTGAGCTTGATGACATCAATGCTGCCTTCTTCTATTTCGTCTGCTTCCCGTTTTAAAACAGGATCTCCATATACTACAATGGGGTAAATCATAATCTTGATTCTAAATATGACTGTAAAATGATCGTTGCGCTCAGTTTGTCAACGTTCTCTTTTTTCTGTCGGTCTTTCTTTTTCATTCCTCCACTGATCATTGCAGCCATGGCTATTTTGCTGGTATATCTTTCGTCCATTTGATGGATGGTATGATCAGGAAAATTTTTCTTTAGCAAATTTATAAAAGACCGTACAGAAGCTGTACTGTCTGTGTCTTTATTCATCAAATCCTTGGGCATGCCGATCACAAAAGCTTCGATGTTTTCTGTTTCGTGGTATTTTTTTAGAAAGTCAATGGCTTGGAAGGTTCGGACGGTATCGAGTGGTGTGGCAATGATTTTGAGGGGGTCAGTCACTGCGAGTCCGGTGCGTTTGGTGCCAAAGTCAATGGCTAGAATTCTACCCATTTAGTTTTGACTGTAAGTAATTTGAAGTTTTTCTTTGGCTTGCTTTTCGAGCATCAGTGCTTTAGGAAAGAGTACATTGTTTTCGATATGGGCATGTTTGGTCAACTCTTGGTCAAAAGCCTGCAGTTCTTTGAAGATCACTTTGAGTTGTATGTCGTCGATGTCGTCTGTTTTGTATTCGTTGGTGATTCCTCGAATTCCTTTCATTTCATCATCAGAGTCGCCATGATGCAGGGCAAATTCCTGAATGGAGAAAGCATCTATATTGATCAGTATCTTAGAGGAGGTAGTTTTTCCGATAATAAAACATTCTAAATCATGAATATACGAAAAGAGCCTGTCTTCTTCTTCGTAGATATGATGAATGAAATCATCTACAAACATGGGTATGATCATTTTCAAATCGTTGACCAGATTTTGATCTAGGGGTGCATTTAGGCTATCAATCTGCTTGAGTATGAATGGCAAACGATCCTTGATGAAAAGCTCATGGGCATGTTTCAAATAGCTGATAATCAACCTTGCGGGAAATTTTTTGAGCTCGGAAGCCTCTATAGTCGCTGGGTGTTGTGCTCGCTCAATTACTTCGAGCAATTGACCTATATTGATCTTATGTTCTTGGCAGACTTGCTGTAAGGTTTTGTTTTTAGATTTGTAGTACTGCACACCGAAATAGTCTAGCACTTTCGCGTATACGAAGTTTTCATTGACTAATATTTCGATTGATTTATTTTTCATCATTCACGGGCACTTTTACAAATATAAAAAAATTGGAAGAGAGCCAATCACACAATGGGCGATTCGGAATGAAAATCTTTACAAGATGTCTGCGATGATCTGACTGATTGAGATGCCTTCGGCTTCTGCTTTAAAGTTTCTCACAATTCGATGTCTTAAAATCGGCTCAGCGATGGCTTGTACATCTTCGATGTCTGGCGAATATTTACCATTGAGCAAGGCGTTGCATTTGGCGCCTTTGATTAGAAACTGCGAGGCTCTAGGGCCTGCTCCCCATTCTAAATATGACTTGGCGATGTCAGAGACCCTGTCAGATTCTGGTCTGGTTTTGTGTACGAGGCTCACGGCATATTCTATGACATTATCGGCTACGGGCACTTTGTTTACCAATTGCTGAAAAGCTAATATTTGCTTGGCATCTAGTACGCCCTTTACGTCTTTGATTGCACCAGCCGATTCGTTTTTTACAATGTTGATTTCGGATTCGTATGAAGGATAATCCAAATTGATCATAAACATGAATCTATCGAGTTGTGCTTCGGGTAGTGGATAAGTCCCTTCTTGTTCGATGGGGTTTTGGGTGGCCAATACGAAAAAAGGTTCATCTAGTTTCCATTGTTTGCCAGCTACCGTGACCGAATACTCCTGCATAGATTCTAGTAAGGCGGCTTGCGTTTTGGGTGGCGTACGGTTGATCTCATCAGCTAGGATGATGTTCGAAAATATTGGCCCTTTGATGAATTTAAAATTTCGGTCTTTGTCTAAGGTTTCAGCTCCCAAGATGTCGGATGGCATCAGGTCTGGTGTAAACTGGATTCTGTTAAAATCTAAATGCAAAGCCGAAGCGATGGTTCTAATCAAGAGGGTTTTGGCTAGACCTGGTACGCCCACAAGCAGGGCGTGCCCTTGGCAGAATATGGACGTAATCAATAGTTTGACTACGTCATCCTGCCCTACGATGACTTTAGAAATTTCCTTTTTTAGATCTATATAAGCTTGATGCAATGCATCTGCAGCTTCTACTTCAGTTGTGTGTTCACTCATAGGACTCAATTTACCAAAATTCGGCATTTTTCAAACTCTGGATCTACATGGATATATACTTCTCCTTGTGTTTCTTGGAACCAATCAGACATGATTTGGTTTCGTTTGTTGGCGACTGTAGCCGCACGTATTTTTTGATAATCTTGTAGCAAATTGGCCTGATGAGGAGGTATTTTTTCTTTGTACAGGATGATACGTACTGCATCCGTACCGTCTGCCATTCTGAATTCCATCGGGCGAGTGATACTGCCTACTGCCATGGTATCAATAGTGAAGAAAAGCGTAGGGTCTAGCTCTTCTACTGATACTTTCATGGCGCCAGTTGCGTCGCTGAAAAAACCACCGTTGCCACTGGTCTGCTGGTCGTCGGAGTGTTCTTTGGCAAACACTTCGAATCGCATGCTGTCGTTGATCACAGCACTTCTCAAGCTGTCCAAAAACTGCTTGGCGTCTTCCACATCACTTGTAGTCGCTTTTGGGATGATTAGTATGTGTCGAGAGTTGTAGGTGTTTCCTCTCCTTTCGATCAATTGGATCAGGTGAAAGCCAAATTGAGATTCTACTGGTCGTGAGATTTCTCCGGGCTTCATACTTAGTGCTGCTGCTTCGTATTCTGGAGCTAGTTCGCCACGCTTGAAAAAACCAAGCTCGCCACCAGCACTAGCAGACCCAGGATCTTGAGAAAACTTCTTGGCCAATTGACCAAAGTCTTCGCCATTTTCAATTCGTTTTTTTAAATCGAGCATTTGGTTTTCGATTTCTTCTTTTCGCTTGTCGTTCACATCTGGGATTTTTACTATCTGACCGATGGTGACTTCTGTAGAGAAATAGGGTAAACTATCCCGAGGAATGAGCCCGTAGAATTTTTTTACTTCTGCTGGTGTTACGCTTACGTCTTCGCCGATGGTACCTTGCATTTTTTGTACGATCATTTGTTCTTTGATTTGATCGAATAGGTCTGCTTTAAACTCAGAGATAGATTTGTTGTAGATTTCTTCTAGTCTTTCTTCTGAGCCGATCTGCTGAATGAAATAAGACATTCTTCGGTCGAGGTTGTTTTCTACCTCAGCGTCTAGTACATAGATCGAATCGATTTCGGCTTTGGCTACCATCATCTTGTTGATGACTAGTGATTCCAGAATTTGGCATTTTGGGTCACCTTGAGATAATTCTCCTCTGGAGAGGAATTCCAAATAGGCACGATCCAGTTCGGATTTGAGTACGATATAATCGTCTACTTTGGCAATGATCTTGTCGATCACTACGCCCTTATCTCCTGCCGATTGCGCTTGAGCTTGTCCCATCACACTCATCAGTACCGCTATCAGCCCTAGCTTAATATAATTCAAATTCATTGTTTTCTTTGGCTACTTTGTAAACCTCTTCTTCTAATTCCTTTCTTAATGCTACCTTCTTTTTGTTGATCAGGATGCTTTCTATGTCATCTTTGATGTAGGCCAGTGGTGCAATCTGGTCTGATATTTTGTAATCGAGTATTCGAATAAAGTAATAGTATTTTTCGTCTGAGGTTTCTACAAAACTGTTGTTCTTTAAAAAGTCAGCTTTTTCTTGTACGCTGATCAGTGGTGTATTGCCAATGACCTCATCAAAATTGATCCAAAGTTCCGTTTCCAAGGATGATTTGGAAGCAAAGCGATAGCAGTATGATTGAATCTCTTCTAGGTCGGTGTCTGGGTAAGTGCGAATGAGCTTTCGAAAATTGTCGATTTGTGGAGCTTCTACGGGTACCATGGCAAATAGACAGCGCATGATATTTTGGCGAAGCACAAAGTTTTCAAATTTCTCGTTGTAGTATTTCTCTATTTCCTCGTCAGAGGTCTCTTTGTCTAAATGCTGATTGATGTAGTGCATTTCGAATTCATGAATCATTAAAGCATATCGGTAATCCAAAATCTTGCGTTCGATCTTGGCTTCATCAAAATCAAGTTCTGTAGATGCTCTTGCGATCGTCAATTGCTTTTTGACCCACGAGTCTATATACTTAGATACGATCATGCTGCTGTCTGCAGGGTTGTTTCGTGGTACGAGGCTACTGATGTCCTCATCATAGAGATAAATATCGTTGACACGAGCCAGCTTCACACGGTCGTCTACAGCCTGGGTGGTGTCTGTATAGTAGAGCTGATCACAGGCAGAGGCCCATAAAACAGCTATTCCTGCTATGTATATTTTAATCTTCAAATCCTTCTATGTATGATTTAAGCACTGACTTATTCAATTTCATTGGGTACTTTTTACTCAATGCTTTCAACCATTGTTTTTCTAATTCATGTTGATAATCGGAAATCACTAACCCTTTGATTTCTGTGAGTGGCTTGTAGCCATCTGGTTGAATAGATACGACATGCCAAAGGGTAAAATAATTTTTTCCTGACTGAACAGAGCTGCCAATTGCCCAATGATCGTCCAACCATTTGTTTTTTCCTTGCTCGATTTTTTCTTCAAAAGTCTGCAAAGTTAATGGTTCTTGGCTATTGAATAGGCTATCCAATTCGGAATTTGTCTTGTCTAGCTGTGTGCTAACGCTTTGAAGCACAGAAGAATCCTTGGATACGAATCGACGAACCACTACGTGCTCGGCTAGCTTGTAGTTTTTCTTTTTGTTCTTGTCGTAAAATTCTTGAAGACCTATACTGTCTACCATGGCTTTGTTCCACACTTCTGTTTCCATTAGGTTGAATAGCAAGATACCACTTCGGTATTCGTCTAGTACCATTTGGTAGTCATAGTTGTGGGCTTCGATCAGCTCTAGTTCTTCGTCGAAAATGCTCTTTTCCACGAATTGGTTGTATAGCTGATTCACATATGTGTCTAAAGCGGTTAGTTTTCGTTTTTTCTGCTTTTCTTCCACATAGTCGAAAAATAGTTGAAGGGTATAGTCGGTATTGTTGGTGGTGAATAGTACTTTGGATCCGTTGGTTTGTGATTGCTCATTGTTCCATTGGGCTGTGAGCAAGGTTGAGTCAAAGTAATTTGCCAGTTGGTTGAATACGATAGGGTTGATTTCAAAATATTGTGATTCCTTGAGTTTGGTTATTGCCACAGATTTCTTGTCTTTGGCACGAGAGTCTCGAGATATCTTGGTTTCTAGTTCGCTTTGCATTTCTTCGAAAGAGGCGATTCCTTTTTGGTCTATGAGCTTGATGATGTGATAGCCAAATCGGGTCTGAACGGGCTCAGATATATCTCCCGTTTCTTTCAAAGCAAAGGCAGCGTCTTCGAATGTGGGTACTAGTTGGCCTGTGCCAAACCATTGCAATTTACCTCCAGCAGGCTTGGTGCGAACGTCGTCTGAATAGAGCTTGCATTGTTCGTCCCAGGAAGCTCCTTTTTTCAGATTATCATAGATAGAGGCTGCTTTACTTTTGGCTGTAGCCATCGACAGACTATCAGGCTTGGCGCGTATCATGATGTGTGCGACTAGCACTTGGCCTCTGGCCTTTCGTTTGTCATTGATTTTGATGATGTGGTAGCCAAACCGTGTTTTTACTGGGCCTACGATGTCGCCGATTTGATTTTGATATACAGCATTTTCAAAGGGATAGACCATTTGTAGTGCAGAGAAGTAGCCCAAGCTGCCGCCGTTTTGTTTGGCGCTGGGGTCGTCGGATACTTGGGAGGCTAGCGTTTCAAAATCCGCACCAGCTAGTATTTTATTTTTGATGTCTAAGGCTTTGTTATAAGCTTTTAATGTGTCTTCTGGGTTTGCTTGCTCATCGGATTTGATGAGGATATGAGAGGCTGATACCTCTTGGGTGAGTCGCTGATAGGCTTCGGCTACCATTTGTTCGTTTACCTTGGTCTGCATGAGGTAGGGCTCGGCCAGTTGCTTTTTGTACCCTTCAAATTCTTCTTTGAATTCTGGGGTTTGGTCTTGACCTTGTGCTATGGCTTCTTTGACTTTAAGTCTAAAGTTGACATACAAGTCTAAGTATTCGTTGACTTTGATCTTGGCACTATCTGCCGAGGGCTCTTCTGCGTTTTTTAAAAAGTAATAATTGAATGCTTTGATGCCGTAGGGTTCGCTGTCCAGTTGGAATAGCACTTGATCGTCTTCGTTTGATTGGGCGAAGGATAAAAGTGGCAAAACAAGAAGGAAAAGAAGGGATGAAAATCGAGTGGATTGGATCATTTGGTTTTCGTAAACTTTTTAATCATTCTACAAATATTCTTATTTTCTTCATTTTTGAACTCTACAGTGTCCATTATATTTT contains the following coding sequences:
- a CDS encoding peptidylprolyl isomerase, with product MNLNYIKLGLIAVLMSVMGQAQAQSAGDKGVVIDKIIAKVDDYIVLKSELDRAYLEFLSRGELSQGDPKCQILESLVINKMMVAKAEIDSIYVLDAEVENNLDRRMSYFIQQIGSEERLEEIYNKSISEFKADLFDQIKEQMIVQKMQGTIGEDVSVTPAEVKKFYGLIPRDSLPYFSTEVTIGQIVKIPDVNDKRKEEIENQMLDLKKRIENGEDFGQLAKKFSQDPGSASAGGELGFFKRGELAPEYEAAALSMKPGEISRPVESQFGFHLIQLIERRGNTYNSRHILIIPKATTSDVEDAKQFLDSLRSAVINDSMRFEVFAKEHSDDQQTSGNGGFFSDATGAMKVSVEELDPTLFFTIDTMAVGSITRPMEFRMADGTDAVRIILYKEKIPPHQANLLQDYQKIRAATVANKRNQIMSDWFQETQGEVYIHVDPEFEKCRILVN
- the ruvX gene encoding Holliday junction resolvase RuvX, translated to MGRILAIDFGTKRTGLAVTDPLKIIATPLDTVRTFQAIDFLKKYHETENIEAFVIGMPKDLMNKDTDSTASVRSFINLLKKNFPDHTIHQMDERYTSKIAMAAMISGGMKKKDRQKKENVDKLSATIILQSYLESRL
- a CDS encoding methionine aminotransferase, with protein sequence MISKLPNAQTSIFAVMTKLANECGAINLAQGFPDFDVAPELIDRIHHYMQQGHNQYAPMPGVPGLRAAITKKIDRTYGVSIHPDEVTITAGATQALFASITAIVHAGDEVIFFDPAYDCYLPTIELCGGVPVNINLDKNDFSIPWDEVAQKITKKTKLIIINTPHNPSGAILSSTDLDQLAQLTRGKEIYVISDEVYEHIIFDGQTHASALKHDELKKKSVVIYSFGKTFHATGWKMGYTVAPDFLTTEIQKVHQFLVFSVSTATQWALADYLEDESHYHYLPQFFQKKRDLLLDGMASSRFKPVKCQGTYFQTFSYADISDKPDREMAEWITRNYGVASIPLSPFYTDHSDNKQIRLCFAKSEDTIKKAAQKLCQI
- a CDS encoding peptidylprolyl isomerase, which codes for MIQSTRFSSLLFLLVLPLLSFAQSNEDDQVLFQLDSEPYGIKAFNYYFLKNAEEPSADSAKIKVNEYLDLYVNFRLKVKEAIAQGQDQTPEFKEEFEGYKKQLAEPYLMQTKVNEQMVAEAYQRLTQEVSASHILIKSDEQANPEDTLKAYNKALDIKNKILAGADFETLASQVSDDPSAKQNGGSLGYFSALQMVYPFENAVYQNQIGDIVGPVKTRFGYHIIKINDKRKARGQVLVAHIMIRAKPDSLSMATAKSKAASIYDNLKKGASWDEQCKLYSDDVRTKPAGGKLQWFGTGQLVPTFEDAAFALKETGDISEPVQTRFGYHIIKLIDQKGIASFEEMQSELETKISRDSRAKDKKSVAITKLKESQYFEINPIVFNQLANYFDSTLLTAQWNNEQSQTNGSKVLFTTNNTDYTLQLFFDYVEEKQKKRKLTALDTYVNQLYNQFVEKSIFDEELELIEAHNYDYQMVLDEYRSGILLFNLMETEVWNKAMVDSIGLQEFYDKNKKKNYKLAEHVVVRRFVSKDSSVLQSVSTQLDKTNSELDSLFNSQEPLTLQTFEEKIEQGKNKWLDDHWAIGSSVQSGKNYFTLWHVVSIQPDGYKPLTEIKGLVISDYQHELEKQWLKALSKKYPMKLNKSVLKSYIEGFED
- the def gene encoding peptide deformylase, with protein sequence MIYPIVVYGDPVLKREADEIEEGSIDVIKLKDDMFETMYEASGIGLAAPQIGKSIRMFVVDGSPLEEEGMEDFKKVFINPEIVWEDGEKWAFEEGCLSIPGIRAEVSRHAKLRINYLDEHFKEHEEEFDGMKARIIQHEYDHIDGVLFTDYLTPFKKRVLKGKLSNISKGKCEADYKIKIPSRK
- a CDS encoding peptidyl-prolyl cis-trans isomerase, which encodes MKIKIYIAGIAVLWASACDQLYYTDTTQAVDDRVKLARVNDIYLYDEDISSLVPRNNPADSSMIVSKYIDSWVKKQLTIARASTELDFDEAKIERKILDYRYALMIHEFEMHYINQHLDKETSDEEIEKYYNEKFENFVLRQNIMRCLFAMVPVEAPQIDNFRKLIRTYPDTDLEEIQSYCYRFASKSSLETELWINFDEVIGNTPLISVQEKADFLKNNSFVETSDEKYYYFIRILDYKISDQIAPLAYIKDDIESILINKKKVALRKELEEEVYKVAKENNEFELY
- a CDS encoding iron-sulfur cluster repair di-iron protein, which codes for MMKNKSIEILVNENFVYAKVLDYFGVQYYKSKNKTLQQVCQEHKINIGQLLEVIERAQHPATIEASELKKFPARLIISYLKHAHELFIKDRLPFILKQIDSLNAPLDQNLVNDLKMIIPMFVDDFIHHIYEEEDRLFSYIHDLECFIIGKTTSSKILINIDAFSIQEFALHHGDSDDEMKGIRGITNEYKTDDIDDIQLKVIFKELQAFDQELTKHAHIENNVLFPKALMLEKQAKEKLQITYSQN
- a CDS encoding amidohydrolase, which codes for MSDLTVAIIQSDLHWENTEANLANFEEKIWSITEPVDLIILPEMFSTGFSMTPEGLAEVPGLKTHKWLLQMANQKKALVGGSYIVKEGTDYHNRFFMAFPDGSYQTYDKRHLFSLAKEELYFKGGTERLIVEYKGWKICPMVCYDLRFPAWAKNRVDPSTGSYDYDLLLYVASWPKPRINAWDTLLKARAIENQSYTIGCNRVGKDGNDYAYVGHSAVYDYLGESQAFLTDQEGIIIQKLEKSEQEDFRRKYPFVADSDEFSITN
- a CDS encoding AAA family ATPase produces the protein MSEHTTEVEAADALHQAYIDLKKEISKVIVGQDDVVKLLITSIFCQGHALLVGVPGLAKTLLIRTIASALHLDFNRIQFTPDLMPSDILGAETLDKDRNFKFIKGPIFSNIILADEINRTPPKTQAALLESMQEYSVTVAGKQWKLDEPFFVLATQNPIEQEGTYPLPEAQLDRFMFMINLDYPSYESEINIVKNESAGAIKDVKGVLDAKQILAFQQLVNKVPVADNVIEYAVSLVHKTRPESDRVSDIAKSYLEWGAGPRASQFLIKGAKCNALLNGKYSPDIEDVQAIAEPILRHRIVRNFKAEAEGISISQIIADIL